Proteins from a genomic interval of Aquabacterium sp. J223:
- a CDS encoding histone H1-like DNA-binding protein encodes MATAKKAAAKKAPAKKVAAKKAPAKKVAAKKAPAKKVAAKKVAAKKAPAKKVAAKKAPAKKAAAKKAPAKKVAAKKAPAKKAAAKKAPAKKAAAKKAAPAKKAAAKKAPAKKAAKKAAAKKAPTPTAPAAPAAAPAPAAAAPAPAPAAKTALSPAAAWPFPTGNKP; translated from the coding sequence ATGGCAACTGCGAAGAAGGCTGCGGCGAAGAAGGCCCCGGCGAAGAAGGTGGCCGCCAAGAAGGCGCCCGCGAAGAAGGTGGCGGCCAAGAAGGCGCCGGCGAAGAAGGTCGCGGCCAAGAAGGTCGCCGCCAAGAAGGCGCCGGCCAAGAAGGTCGCTGCGAAGAAGGCGCCGGCCAAGAAGGCGGCGGCGAAGAAGGCCCCGGCGAAGAAGGTCGCGGCCAAGAAGGCGCCGGCCAAGAAGGCCGCTGCGAAGAAGGCGCCTGCGAAGAAGGCCGCTGCGAAGAAGGCCGCGCCTGCGAAGAAGGCGGCTGCGAAGAAGGCGCCTGCGAAGAAGGCGGCGAAGAAGGCGGCGGCCAAGAAGGCCCCGACCCCGACTGCGCCTGCGGCCCCTGCTGCAGCCCCTGCGCCCGCCGCGGCCGCGCCGGCGCCTGCGCCGGCGGCCAAGACGGCGCTGAGCCCGGCCGCGGCCTGGCCCTTCCCGACGGGCAACAAGCCCTGA
- a CDS encoding ribonucleotide-diphosphate reductase subunit beta: MLVWEDDVDQGVPRKPSNSAPQAVRAESVSLQQSPRLPIPPVAEPVRAASPVVSSSVPVTAAPARPVAAAEAPSGRRVNVADKRIINGQTDVNQLVPFKYKWAWEKYLATCANHWMPQEVNMSRDIALWKDPNGLTEDERRVIKRNLGFFVTADSLAANNITLGTYRHITAPECRQFLLRQAFEEAIHTHAYQYIVESLGLDESEIFNAYHEVSSIREKDEFLIPFIDAIMDPHFKTGTPENDQTLLKSLIVFACLMEGLFFYVGFTQILALGRQNKMTGAAEQYQYILRDESMHCNFGIDLINQIKLENPHLWTAEFKTEIKALFLKAVELEYRYAEDTMPRGVLGLNASMFKGYLRYIANRRATQIGLEELFPNEENPFPWMSEMIDLKKERNFFETRVIEYQSGGALSWD; this comes from the coding sequence ATGCTGGTCTGGGAAGACGACGTCGATCAAGGCGTTCCACGCAAGCCGTCCAACAGCGCCCCCCAAGCGGTCCGGGCCGAGTCGGTGTCTCTCCAACAATCGCCAAGGCTTCCGATCCCGCCCGTCGCCGAACCCGTCCGCGCCGCCTCGCCGGTGGTGTCGTCCAGCGTGCCGGTGACGGCCGCCCCGGCCCGGCCGGTCGCCGCCGCCGAAGCGCCCAGCGGCCGCCGCGTCAACGTGGCCGACAAGCGCATCATCAACGGCCAGACCGACGTCAACCAGCTGGTGCCCTTCAAGTACAAGTGGGCCTGGGAGAAGTACCTCGCCACCTGCGCCAACCACTGGATGCCGCAGGAAGTGAACATGAGCCGCGACATCGCGCTCTGGAAGGACCCCAACGGCCTGACCGAGGACGAGCGCCGCGTCATCAAGCGCAACCTCGGCTTCTTCGTCACCGCCGACTCGCTGGCCGCCAACAACATCACCCTCGGCACCTACCGCCACATCACGGCGCCGGAGTGCCGGCAGTTCCTGCTGCGCCAGGCCTTCGAGGAGGCCATCCACACCCACGCCTACCAGTACATCGTGGAGTCGCTGGGCCTGGACGAGAGCGAGATCTTCAACGCCTACCACGAGGTCTCGTCGATCCGCGAGAAGGACGAGTTCCTGATCCCGTTCATCGACGCGATCATGGACCCGCACTTCAAGACCGGCACGCCGGAGAACGACCAGACGCTGCTGAAGAGCCTGATCGTCTTCGCCTGCCTGATGGAAGGCCTGTTCTTCTACGTCGGCTTCACGCAGATCCTGGCGCTGGGCCGGCAGAACAAGATGACCGGCGCGGCCGAGCAGTACCAGTACATCCTGCGCGACGAGTCGATGCACTGCAACTTCGGCATCGACCTCATCAACCAGATCAAGCTGGAGAACCCGCACCTGTGGACGGCGGAGTTCAAGACCGAGATCAAGGCGCTGTTCCTGAAGGCGGTCGAGCTGGAGTACCGCTACGCCGAGGACACCATGCCGCGCGGCGTGCTGGGCCTCAACGCCTCGATGTTCAAGGGCTACCTGCGCTACATCGCCAACCGGCGGGCGACGCAGATCGGCCTCGAGGAGCTCTTCCCGAACGAGGAGAACCCGTTCCCGTGGATGAGCGAGATGATCGACCTCAAGAAGGAGCGCAATTTCTTTGAAACCCGCGTCATCGAATACCAGTCCGGTGGCGCATTGAGCTGGGACTGA